The window GTCTGGAAATCACAAGGTTTTATTCGCGATAGAATTTTGAGCATGTTGATGTAATGATTTCTTCATTTCGTTGAGTTTGGTCGGCAGTTTGTTTTCCGAcgagattttgagttttccggcaagtgttgaatctgaaatcttttggttaggattcgtgtggggaagtttggtggtggtttcgtggtctaattcgaagaaacgagtgaaaTATCGACATTTTAAATTTCCCGGCAAATTTTCCGGCCACTCAGCTGGAGAAgctgaagatgatgacaatatataatgtaaatttcagttttcgtccctgaactagtcacctttttcacttttagtcccctcacgtgttttgcacgtgtgggacttaacggctgaaacttaacgctGTATGGCCAAGGGACGTTGATTGCAAAATTCTGCAAagtttaaagtcaaaattgttatttttttacataaggGATGAAAAGTGCAAAATGTGCCAACtctagggacgaaaagtgtaatttactcattATTTTAAGCATGGATTTACATTGGGCAAAGTTTACCTTAATTAATTGTTGTGCCTTCTGTAGTGGTTTAATGAAGGGTTTTCCTCTTCAGTGGTTCCctgacttcgtggatcggtcgctagtgGCTATCTGCCCGTATGGATGTAACGGTTAGCCGTCCCGTGACACGAAcattcaggaaaaaaaaaaaccatttgaTTATTTGGTTGGTTTGGATTGGTCATAAATAGAATTGGTTTAGTCATTGGGAGgttataaaattttcaagtaACCGATTAAACCGAACCAAATAACCCTTTTGAACCGATACACGACCGTTTGAACACCCCTACTCAAAAGATTTTTGATTCAATACTTGTAAAAGGATAAACATTTAATCGTCTTcattaataaaatgattttgaggTTGccttaaataacaaaatatgtcAACAACTTTGATTAATGGTATATAAAGGTAAATACAAATTAACAAACttttgtataaaataattattaaatatatatttatttcacagtttatataaaatagtccaactataatataataatataatatatatatatactccctcCGACTCATTATATGTGTccagttttgaattttttaaagtttttaaaatgtaactttgaccttaaataatttttttgtgttatatagtatttaataaaaattatatgaatgaaaacacgtttaaaactcaatccactatataacttttattaagtattatataatatacacTAAgttatttaaagtcaaagttaaaagtttaagactttgaaaagttaaaagtgGACACATataatgggacggagggagtatatatatatatgtaattattaaaacaatagttaatcAGACGATTTTAGAACATCTTCAACTTAAAACTATCTTATAACATTGTTACATAAGATTTATCTTACGTGTCATCTCCAtaattttttgacaatatttataaatcttaCCCCAATATTTATAGCATTTGtatacattaaattaattaaaataacattacGGACGTGATTCAAATAATTTTGGCAACAAAATCTTAAGCCCAAATAATTTTTAGAAAAGATCCAAATATATGATTTAAattgtaaataattaataacttgggaaatgttaaatacagtcctaagggttgtatttaacgtgtaaAAAACGGCTTTATTAAAAGTTCGCCCCCTGATATTAAtggtaaatgtataaacaatttatgcaccttaaacacagccctaagggctgtatttagcaagcCCCTAAGAACTTAAATATCAAATGTGATCGAACCGTAATGTTATAACTTTTGAAtgaaattaacatataaaatCTCATAATTATAGGATTTCAAATTTTTTGGttctttattaagaaaatttttgatACAAGTTACTGTCAAAGTTATTAGCTTTATGTTTGTAAACTagtggacgggtagtctcaaaacaTAATAATCCAAGCTAAAAAGttagaattcaagtatattaaatagatactgaatgaaattaaaatatctaaaattaaaacataaaacgatcccagtttatccatttttttttcaactttagttaaataaaaaaattgcagTTTGTAATATCTAAATGTACTACAAAcataaacaacaattttatattaaacgataaaaagagaaacaaaaaatgtacaatatataatttgaaaaatacatatcaatttatcaacaaagaccatcacgtacgttttgattttcttaccGTGGACAATAAGATCATTGGGGtactttttaaaagataatagaatgattaataaaatttaggttgtatttataataaattattggaagagttttaagaggaaaaaaaataaaaaaaataattaacaaaatagaAAAGGACGTCCcataaaaatagtaaaaaaaatatgaggaTTAATGAGGAGGGGGGATTAGGCTCAAGGAAGGGATTAgaggtgccaagtgtaccccaaccctctcttttagttatattatagatatgtaAAAATGACTTaattattagattaaaattGCATACTATTTCAGtattttggtatttaaatgtagctcattgtaaatttattaatgacaacattaaaagttttaaaaagtcAATATAACTACCGCACATagtgcgggtaaaatacctagtatatgtatatatatctaccaataaactaaaacatgatgtAGCCTCATTTAATCGACACATGACGTTACACTAAAACGACAAATgtacttttaattataattattaaaaaaaaaaagttatctttAATCTCATTTATATCCTTATTCAACTAGGATATCTCTAACTTATGATATAAAATTTAGCTATCAAAGTTGTAATATAATATGCCGATCATACTATTTTTTTCCCAGATATATTATGATCCCtatcattaattttatatttattatatatatatatatatctcttcaATTTCCGCTAACTAATTTTCATAACTTGTTTATTTTGCAAAgtatagtttttattattgttgttttagCTAGGATATGTTCAATGGAAGTTTAGTATCACGATCATGATAGTAATAAATAGTTTTTACCAAggtattatttttaaaaggtttcattgttttattatattcaggttaatttttatataacccAAGAAGTAATCACACCAAATATATAAtcaatccgtacatcgtacgggtattagtactagtgtgtatatatatatatataaacttgtcGATAGtgattaaataaattgataaatCCTAAACAAGGATTAAGGTGTGTATAGCATAAATAGTGAAAAGCTTAGATGATAAATAGTTAAATCCATAAGTAAGAGAGAGTGGACCCCTTGCTTTTCAATAAGCACAAGTCTTAAGGAAAAAGATGTTAACCAACTAAGCTACCAATccttttaagaattttttgcgaaaaaatatatataacccgAACCTTTGGAAGGGCCAAGACCCTCCCTGCCCCTCCATAGGTCCGCCTATGACTAAAAGTGTATTCACACCAGAATAAATaaagttttccaaaaaaaaCTGCTAGTGGAGGAAGAGGGAGCCAAAAAAGGATCTTTCGTGTATAATCTGCATAATCTCGAATGTTCTCAGTTCCGGTACGTAGACCAAATAAGACAGTGTGTAGAAATTAGTATTCtaaaagtttacactttttagtgtgaacttttatatttgatttgtcATACCACATAATTAGTTATTGTGGACAAATATGGTGtgaaaaatcaaatatgaaagttcacactaaaaaaatatgaaatttcatacacttttaattctcTATATTAGTTACTGTGTGCACACTAAAAAGTATGACTTTTAGAATACCATATTTTTAGGTGTGGATTAATTTCTATACATTTTTAGTTCTctatatttttacacatataaaagtgtgacaaattttttaatttgtttaaattagttaaaaaatgtgaacaaatgcaacattatttatagtgcatcaaaatataatatcatatagATTTACAGGAAATATCCTCCAACAATCTCCCTCTACCGAATGCCTCTTCCTTCATTTCTCCCCAATTTCTCCAACTCTCCAAGCATTCTCACTCTGGGTAAATCCTTAACCCAAAATTCTCTCACAAAATCCcccaaaacaaaaatataaaaaaaatgagcaGCAGTCACACACATTCACTCGCATTCCGTGTAATGCGACTATGCCGTCCAACATTCCACGTTGAAACCCCTCTCCGTTTCCATCTTTCCGATCTCATCGCCGGCGAAGATCTTTTCAGCGATCCATCCGCCGCACCTCATCTCCAAAAACTCATCAATTCTCAATCCACAATAACAACAATTAATAGTAGTGATTCAGCATCATCAGCTGATCTCACTTTTAGTAATCGGTTTCTTTTACGCGAAAATGATCCCTCTGATCCCATGGGACTTCCTGGTATGCTTGTTCTCCCTCAAGCTTTTGGGTAAgtcaattattattaatttttttttttttttgatttttaatgcGCAGTAAAAAATGTTGTATATATCGGTTAGCAAAATCCTATTGTTATTTTTGTATGCATCAAAACATAGTTGACTAATTAGTGATACTTAGGTTAACCAAAAAAAGGAGATtgctctttttatttttcctgAAATAAATGTTAAATCTGGCCTTTAAACGAGAAAAGTGTAGTTACTCGGTATCTCTATCAATTTACCAAATGAGAATCTACCCGTAAAagtatttgaatgaaatttcTATTAACATGACAATCCGTGcttgtatatatacaatatgCTAGCCACATGCCCGTGCGATGCGGTGGTGTGATGGCGGTGGCTTGGTggcaaataaaaataaaaagggataatggcaccagaatgtaaccaactatgaccaaaaggttatgtaatgtaaccaactactagactagctatgtagtgtaaccacttttgctttttgggttatgtaatgtaagcaaccggataGAAAACAAGTTGCCGGTTaccactttcatttttattctttttttattggGATAATGGCAAcggaatgtaaccaactatgaccaaaaggttacgtaatgtaactaactactcgtctagctatgtagtgtaaccacctttgctTTTTGGATTATGTAATGGAAGCAACCGGATGGGAAACAAGTTGCCAATTACCACTTTCATTATATACAACAATTATAGAATATACGCCTCTTCTCtctatctctttcttttttcacTTTCACTTCCGGTCACAACCATCACCCTTCAGCCACCATTACCaccggttttgattttgaagattttcGATACggcggttttgattttgaagagtCCGACAACAAGCGACCTCTCTTTTCTATCAATTTGAGTTTGAAGATTTGTGGGTTTTATTGAGAAATCAAATTTGTGTGTAAATGGCTAGATTAATTAATGGATATTTATCGAGTAGATGGTGAATGACAACAGCGAAGAACAACAATAAATTCTGTCGATAGTGAAGAACAACATCAGATTCCGACGACAAATTTCGGCAATAGTGAATAATAGCAATAGATTTTGGCAACAGCAGCAGTATCAGATCCCACCAACCAGCAACAGATTCCGGCAACAATGAACAACATCAGCGGATTCCGTGGACATGATCAGACTTTTTTGAGCTTTTGCATCATTCGTTGAGCCATTTCCATTCAGATCTTTGATAATAGTTGTGAAATCCAATAAAGCAAAACCCATTGACATATCTGATGATGGTATAGTGTGGTGATTAATATTATAGAATGAATCGGCATGGTGAAACCATTTGTCTACGACGGCGAAGgagaaatttatatagatatagatatatagtgatagatagaagatgatatattgattgatgatatgATGAATCAAGTAGGTTAATATATTTGGGTTTAGATTCTCATTTTGGGTTGTGTTGCATAGTCCAtgtgatgaaatgaaaaagataaaagaagcaaaagaaatgaataattttataattatatttttgttagtggaattacaaaggtggttacactacatatcTAGttgagtagttggttacattgcATAACCCTTTGgttatagttggttacattccggtgccattttttctaactttatttttggcttAACCGGATGGAAACTTGCAATAGCAGGTAACTTACatgacataacccaaaaaataaaggtggttacactatatAGCTAGTcaagtagttggttacattacataaccttttggtcataatTGGTTACACTTCGGTGCCATAATCCCAAATAAAAATTCTAAGAGGGGTAAATTTAGAAGGAAGTAGTGTGgttattttgtaaataattttattaagggtattataggtatcttaggtggaaaaagatatatatatatatatatatatatataatctttttatttttccaattgTTCACCTAAAAAAGGGTATTCCTACCCTTTCCCCTTTCTGTCAATGTTGCCAATAAATTAATGAAAGGAGGAGATGGGTAGTTTAGGTAgatcaagttcttttttgagtaaatgagaaggagttaaatgctttataattaagggtatttttggtatCTTAGGTGGAGATATTCAAATTAGTGAAAGAAGGGGATGGGTAGTTTAGTTAgatcaagttcttttttgagaaaatgaggagtcaaatactttataaggtagtatatagaagtatagatatagatagatatagaatatatagatatgtcTCTAATGATTAtctactttattttttaaaactggACTCATGTTGTATGTAATGAGAACTTATGGAGTTATAGGGGAGCTTCAGCTTATGGTTTTTATATGCTCAAGCTCATAAACATTGTTAAGATTTCTAAATTTGTGGAAAAAATGAGTTACTTAAAGCAACTTTTGGAGAGTAGCTAAAGCTTACAGAGAAGTAATTTACCTAAGTACCCCTTcgttaattatatttaacattcagaaataaatatatatgttctttTATGTCattatacattcatataagctCCATCTGCTTTGTAAtacatatttatacatataaaagctTTAGCTGCAAGCTACCAACTCCCAATTACATTTCGCCTATCATATTTTAATCCAGCACAACTGAAAATAGGATTGGATACATATAAGTTGGGGTGGAGGGATAATTAGATATTGACTAGTTTTAATACAGATAATAAGTGTAATGGACTAATGGCGCAAGGAATGTGTTCGATATTTGGATAGATTTTGGAGGCTTGAAGTTGCAATAATCACTTATAACCATGTCAGTGTATAGTCTaattctattttattatttttcacaGACTAATGGCCTAAATAAGCCTAAGCAAAGAGTATGTATGTAATATTAGTCTACCATTTGACCATCAGTTTTGTTGAATTCACATTTATAGGTTACTTGAACACTCAATACATTGTGACTTGAAGTGGCAAACTTGCAATAATAAATATAGCACTACTTCTTTAAAAATGCATGACCAGACTCACCTTAAGGGCTTAATATACTGTCAGCATTATGTTGTTTTGAAAAGTTAATGTATGAAGATGTAAGATCTAGTTTGCTGTTTGTGTGGTTTTCTGTAGGGCCATATATCTTGGAGAAACATTTTGCAGTTACATAAGCATCAACAACAGCTCCAGTTTTGAAGTCAGGGACATTGTAATCAAGGTGATATATCTGTATtgacgttttttttttcttaaaatcttaattTGGGTTTCATATAATCTAGTGTTTAGGTGCTTGcaacttttgagttttttttgggGGGAGCTAATAAATTAGGAGTAGgaggatatatcattttccttCTTGAAAAGCTAAGTATACCACTAACGTGTTTTCCATAAGTGAAAATTTAATCTCAAGAAAGAATGGTGCTGGCAATGGAAGAGACTTGGTGCTACCAATATTATGTATACACATGCTATAAAAGTTTTGATTTGATGCTAATATTTCAATGTAGGTCTAGCTAGTTCAGCTTAAGAAAATGTAAGTTTTAACAAGTATGATATTAAGTAATTACTCGAGGACAGAAACAAAGATCTGGTATTAATCCGAGTTACCAAAATCTTATGGATGAACAGAAACCTCAACAAGTGAACAGATTGGAAGCTTGACTTACAATTTCTGAAAAGTTTCTAATAGCACATATGGCTTCTTTGTATACTAATGCTAAAAGGGATCTAACTACTAACTAATACAAAACAATGCTACTTATGAAAGTGAAAAGgcaaattatttattattcttcTAACTGATTGATTTGACTACAGGCAGAAATACAAACAGAAAGGCAGAGGATACTGCTATTAGATACAACGAAAACACCAGTAGAAACTATAAGAGCAGGAGGACGCTACGATTTCATTGTTGAACATGATGTTAAAGAGCTTGGTGCACACacgtaatttatatatatttatctaatctaactatcacacacacacacatatatatatacacacttcaTTATATAGTTCTGCTCTAATCCCAATATCTATCTTTGTTTCTCTTTAGGCTTGTCTGTACTGCCCAGTATAGTGATGGTGATACTGATCGCAAATATCTTCCTCAATATTTCAAGTTTATAGTGTCAAATCCCCTTTCTGTTAGGACAAAGGTAACACTTTATCTTAAAATATGCCAAGCCTTTTCTAACATCTGTCTACTTTTTCAGACATATTGATAAGGTACTTGCTTTCTTGTGCAGGTCCGTGTAGTGAAGGTAGGTTAACATTGATTAATTACATGGGTGTAAGTCATTCATCTGCCTATGTAAATGTATAAACTTTTCATAATTTGGTGCAAATAGAAATGGCCCAATGAGCAGGTtgagtaatgggtcaaaatgagtAAATTGCCGGCTGAAGTTTGATAGGCCCGGTTGACCcaaaacatttttgatcaactccttttaatttttgtaaataatttttgtGGTCAGTTTATCTGCTAAAAATTGTATTGTAAcaataatacacttttttttgtGAATTATGCAATTTATTAGGTTGTAAGCAATAAAAGTATACTTTGGGGAACTCTGACTTGTTCTTCTTTTGGTTATACACTTATACTGTATTTCTCTTTTACCTGATGGAAACAAAGCATAATCCAAATAGACCCATTATAAGCAAATGCGTCAAAATTACCACCTCtagttataaataaattgtttttcttttatgtgaCATGTGATGTAATGTAGATAGTTATTCAGTCCAAAAGCTTTACAAGATGTCAATTCAATAAGGAGAATAGGAGATACATTAATGCTGAGGAACAGCTAAATTTCATCTCTTAATGGATATGTTATGCACGGGATATCATATTTGTCATTTTGACAAATAGAATATATTGACAACTGGCCTACATTTAcctatgatgattattattgcTACTGTTGTTGCAATAAGAAGTTATCACTACTATATCCGTACTTGTATAAATAATCATGTATGTCTGTATGTGTATGACTTATTCTTGTCATTGATTATTGTCCACCTCTCAGGATACGACATATCTTGAGGCTTGTCTagaaaataatacaaaatcaaaCCTG is drawn from Erigeron canadensis isolate Cc75 chromosome 9, C_canadensis_v1, whole genome shotgun sequence and contains these coding sequences:
- the LOC122581832 gene encoding trafficking protein particle complex subunit 13-like, with product MSSSHTHSLAFRVMRLCRPTFHVETPLRFHLSDLIAGEDLFSDPSAAPHLQKLINSQSTITTINSSDSASSADLTFSNRFLLRENDPSDPMGLPGMLVLPQAFGAIYLGETFCSYISINNSSSFEVRDIVIKAEIQTERQRILLLDTTKTPVETIRAGGRYDFIVEHDVKELGAHTLVCTAQYSDGDTDRKYLPQYFKFIVSNPLSVRTKVRVVKDTTYLEACLENNTKSNLYMDQVDFEPATNWSAVLLKADDHHSIKDVLTSGIYKPPILIKSGGGIHNYLYRLKSSLDGSAPTKFEGSNVLGKLQITWRTNLGEPGRLQTQQIIGNPITHKEIELKATKVPSVIFLEKPFTVNLSLTNMSDINIGPFEAFLSLSDNQEEKAVMVNGLRRMTLPQVEAFKSLDFQMNLIAMEVGMQKVRGITVVNTIEKKTYELIPDIEIFVDAY